In Anaeromicrobium sediminis, one DNA window encodes the following:
- a CDS encoding prenyltransferase, translating into MTLKSILKLMDIKTLVAGVVPVILGSIYSYYAFGQINLIYFILLSISMILIQSATNMINDYFDFKRGADCKERGHEKALVSGEITPKQVLLIIFLYEFIALNIGIFIGRQTSYYIMLVGLIGSIISILYASGPLPISYTPIGEIISGITMGIGITTTVIYIQSGVFNVNTVLVAIPTSLFIGTILLSNNLSDMKEDREAGRRTLPILIGNKNAEKLWVFNVIMLLVSTCVLMLIGIYPIVVLVAVILLFPYRSISNFLSYDKSIHTKGRTMGLIGKVGLKYHLAVVTGLLVSIMFKVGI; encoded by the coding sequence ATGACTTTAAAGTCAATATTAAAGCTTATGGATATAAAAACTCTTGTTGCAGGAGTTGTTCCTGTAATTTTAGGTTCAATCTATTCATATTATGCATTTGGACAAATAAATTTAATTTACTTTATATTATTATCAATTTCCATGATATTAATACAAAGTGCAACTAACATGATAAATGATTATTTTGATTTTAAACGAGGAGCAGATTGTAAAGAGAGAGGGCATGAGAAAGCTCTAGTAAGTGGTGAAATTACTCCTAAACAAGTTTTGCTTATTATATTCCTATATGAATTTATTGCTCTTAATATAGGGATTTTTATTGGGAGGCAAACAAGTTACTATATTATGCTTGTAGGTTTGATTGGAAGTATTATTTCAATTTTATATGCTTCTGGACCTTTACCTATTTCCTATACACCAATAGGTGAAATTATATCGGGAATAACCATGGGGATTGGTATAACAACAACAGTCATTTATATTCAGTCTGGTGTATTTAATGTAAATACAGTATTAGTAGCTATTCCTACATCCCTTTTTATTGGAACCATATTACTATCTAATAATTTGAGTGATATGAAAGAGGATAGAGAAGCAGGAAGAAGGACATTACCCATACTGATAGGAAATAAGAATGCTGAAAAATTATGGGTTTTTAATGTAATAATGCTCCTTGTATCCACATGCGTTTTAATGTTAATTGGAATTTATCCCATAGTTGTATTAGTAGCGGTTATTTTATTATTTCCTTATAGGTCAATTTCCAACTTTTTATCCTATGATAAGAGTATTCATACAAAGGGAAGAACAATGGGACTTATAGGTAAGGTTGGATTAAA